DNA sequence from the Malus domestica chromosome 11, GDT2T_hap1 genome:
TGAAATGCAAACTTCATTCTATATCggagagataaaaaaaaatcaatgaataTCGATGAGATATTTATCGATTTACTACATAAATTTTGCCTAAATCCATTGCCCATttcaaacttttgaattttttttatagaaaatttcGTTGAATTTGAATGGTTATATATATCCACCTGATTgcaaattttcataatttttgtcGAAGACAACCGATATCAATATATCTATTGATATTTCTATAAATTCGCATATTTTTAAACATTGAACTCACTTGACCTTCCCTAATCTTGTTTaatattcccttttttttctttcttttgatatAACTGATATTAAGATagcaaaattgaaaacaagtgaCATGACCTCAAATACATTAGTAATGTTTTTAACCACTTGAGACTTTGTTGAAGTCTCTTGCTACTTGATGAAGTTATTAATTCCAACCAGAATGTGTTTCCTCAATTGAGTAGGAACATTGTACTCATCAGCTGCTTCAATCACCACAAAATTGCTGTTTGAGCAAGCTATCAAATTAGATATGGCTGGCTCAGCAATTGTTGCTGACCACTAAAATTTCTGGACCACAAATTTGGGGACCTGGCTTATTTAAGAAAGATGTCCTCTTGATTAACAATTCCAGAGCTAAATACATCCAGTTGGTTTTGGTCACTAAGCTATCACAATTTGAAGACTCTGAACAGTGTCATTAGATGAAGGGAGATCCGTAAATGTAACAGGAATACGCGCTCTTTTTATCTCGCTTAAGTGTGATGAGCGAGATAAAAAGAGCGGAATACATTGTTGGCTACACTTAAGTTTTTATCTTTTATTAAGAGTCATGGGCAGATTTTACTCTTTAACTATATCAGTCCCACTAAAAGCATGTCTGTTTTTATCGAACTAATTAATACCTGAATATATGGTTGAAAACAAATGCCTCAAAAGAGGAAACAAGATAATATAACTGTCAAAATGAGCAGTAACAAAAGGGCAATTGCTCTTTCATGACATTCAGCAACATCAATGTGAGTTCTGAATTGGTAAAAGTAAGTTACTTGTGCCCACAAGATAACGACTAGAAGTCTATATATCTAGGAGAAAAACTTATTTACAACAGAAATTTCATTATAGCAGTATTTAAAATCAATCATGTATTCTCGTACGTTTAACATTCTGATGTAACGGTATATGATTGGTTTGGAATACCGTCACAGTAAAATTCCTGTTTAAATAGTCTACTTCgagagcaaaaacaaaaaaactttctGCCAATTGAAAGGTAAACCACTTACATTTAAAACCAAAAGACCCCATCTGCATCACCATCTCTAAAATTAAGAAACAATATTAATTAATAGAATAAAGAAGTAGCTCTTGGATCCAGATCTTCTGCTATTTTCTTCTATAAACAAAACATGGGGTTCCTCCCTCTACAATCCCAAAACAAATCACCTGctgatctctttctctctctctctctcttctctcttctctcaccAGCAATGCCTGCAACTCTAAGGAATCTCTTGCTTTCTCCCAATATCTTCTCCATCACCTTACTTCTCTCAATaaactctctcttcttcttttcttcttgttaCTCCATTGACGAACAGGGCCAAGCTCTTCTCTCCTGGAAGAACAGCTTAAACGGCTCCACGGACGCATTGAGATCATGGAATCCTTCCGACACAAGTCCATGCAGCTGGTTCGGGGTTCGCTGCAGCTCCAATGGAGAAGTGGAGGAGATAACCTTGAAGGCATTGAATTTTCAAGGTCCATTGCCTTCAAACTTTCAGCGTCTCAAGTCCTTAAAGACCCTTGTCCTCTCTTCGACGAATCTCACTGGCACGATTCCAAAAGAATTTGGAGAGTATCGCGAGCTTAGTGTCATTGACCTCAGTGGCAATTCTCTCTCTGGTGAAATCCCGGAAGAAATATGCAGCCTAAACAAGCTGCAAACTATATCTCTCAATACAAATTTTTTCGAAGGCAAAATCCCTTCCGGCATTGGAAATCTTTCGAACCTTGTGTATCTTACACTCTACGACAATCAACTTAGCGGCGAAATTCCAAAGAGTATTGGAGAATTGAGAAAGCTAGAAGTTTTCAGAGCAGGTGGGAACAAGAATCTCAATGGTGAGATACCTTGGGAAATTGGAAACTGCACCAACTTGGTCATGTTAGGCCTTGCTGAAACCAGCATTACTGGAAGCCTTCCCTCATCAATTGGAATGCTCAAAAGACTCCAAACCGTAGCCTTGTACACATCTCTGCTATCCGGTCCAATCCCTGAAGAAATTGGAAACTGCAGCGAGCTGCAGAACCTGTACTTGTACCAGAACTCCATCACCGGTCCAATCCCAAAGCGAATTGGAGAGCTCGGAAAACTTCAGAGTCTGTTGCTGTGGCAGAACAGCTTGGTTGGTTCAATCCCAAGTGAGCTTGGAAGCTGCAGGGAGGTCACAGTCATGGACTTCTCCGAAAATCTTCTGGCAGGCCAGATACCAAAAAGTTTTGGTGAGCTTTCAAATCTTCAAGAGCTTCAGTTGAGTGTCAATCAGTTAtcaggtactataccttctgAAATATCAAACTGCACTGCTCTGACTCATTTGGAAGTTGACAACAACGACATCTCGGGGGAGATTCCTGCTCTCATTGGCAACCTCAAGGGCTTAACTCTATTTTTCGCATGGCAAAATAAGCTTACAGGCAACATTCCTGAGAGTCTCTCATACTGTCAGAATCTTCAGGGTCTTGATCTTTCTTACAACAACCTATTTGGTTCAATACCAAGAAATGTTTTCGGATTGCAAAATCTCACCAAGCTGCTGCTGCTTTCCAATGATTTATCTGGCTTTATACCGCCGGATATAGGAAACTGCACGAACCTGTACAGGTTAAGGTTGAATCATAACCGGCTTTCAGGTACTGTTCCATTGGAGATTGGCAACTTGAAGAGCTtaaattttgttgatttgaGCAACAACCGCCTCGTTGGAGAAATCCCTCCATCGATATCAGGATGTCAGAACCTCGAGTATCTTGATCTCCATTCAAATGGGATCACCGGCTCTGTCCCTGGCACTCTGCCTAAAAGCCTGCAGTTTGTTGACATCTCTGACAATAGGCTCACCGGCCAGCTTCCTCACAGCATTGGATCATTAACCGAATTGACAAAACTCAATCTCGGGAAGAATCAGCTCTCTGGAAGCATCCCTGCTGAGATCCTTTCTTGCAGTAAGCTTCAACTGCTAGACATTGGCAACAATGGCTTCTCAGGTGAAATTCCAAAGCAACTTGGTCAAATTCCTTCCCTTGAAATATCCCTCAACCTAAGCTGCAACCTATTTTCGGGTGAAATCCCATCCGAGTTCTCTGGTCTTACCAAGATAGGAATCCTTGATATTTCCCACAACAAGCTCTCCGGAAACTTAAACACTCTCACAAGCCTTCAAAACCTTGTTTCCCTCAATGTCTCTTTCAATGACTTATCCGGCGAATTGCCTAACACCCCATTCTTTCGGAAACTCCCTCTTAGTGACCTTGCTGCAAACAACGGTCTCTACATCTCCGGCGGAGTCACAACTCCAGCAGATAGGATGGGATCAAGGCACAACAGATCAGTTATGAAGCTGATCACATCGGTTCTCATTAGTGTCAGTGCAGTACTTCTCCTGCTTGCAGTCTACACACTAGTCCGCGCGCGTATAGCCGGCAACATTCTCAGGGAAGATGACAGCTGGGAAATGACCTGGTACCAGAAGCTTGATTTCTCAATAGATGACATCGTCAGGAATTTGACATCGTCGAATGTGATTGGCACCGGAAGCTCTGGAGTTGTATACAGAGTGACAATTCCGAATGGAGAAACACTAGCAGTGAAGAAGATGTGGTCATCAGAAGAGTTAGGAGCATTCAATTCCGAAATTCAAACGCTTGGATTAATTAGGCACAAGAACATCATCCGCCTCTTGGGTTGGGGTTCAAATCGAAACCTGAAAATTCTGTTCTACGATTACCTCCCCAATGGAAGCTTGAGCTCACTACTACATGGTTCAGGAAAGGGAGGAGCAGATTGGGAAGCTAGATACGATGTTGTTTTAGGCGTAGCTCATGCACTTGCGTACTTGCACCATGACTGCGTGCCGGCTATTCTGCATGGTGATGTGAAAGCCATGAACGTTCTGTTGGGTCCTGGCTATGAGCCATTTCTTGCTGACTTTGGGTTAGCTAGGATTGTGAACAGCAACGGTGATGGCGAATTTTCGAAAACAAGTCAACGGCCTCAATTAGCTGGTTCATATGGATACATGGCTCCAGGTAATCTTTACTTTCAACAATGTATAGTTAGTTCCTAATCTTCTTACCGAATTTTCACCATTAAATCGCTAACTATTGTTTTCGTGTTTTCATTTTGCGGTGATCATAGAGCATGCATCGATGCAGAGTATCACTGAGAAGAGCGATGTGTACAGTTTCGGTGTTGTTCTTTTAGAGGTACTAACAGGAAGGCATCCATTAGACCCAACTCTGCCCGGAGGTGCACATTTAGTTCAATGGATTCGAGATCACTTGGCGAGCAAGCGAGACCCTATTGACATTCTCGATCAAAAGCTCAGGGGAAGATCTGATCCTACAATGCACGAAATGCTGCAGACACTAGCCGTGTCATTTCTCTGTGTCAGCACTCGCGCTGAGGAACGTCCGATGATGAAAGATGTCGTTGCAATGCTCAAGGAAATTCGACATGTAGACAGCGCAAGGCCAGAACCAGAGTTGTTAAAGGGAGGAGGGTTGCAATCAATTCTGGCATCCCCTCCTGCCAGGAGAGCAGTTTCACAAGGCTCTTCTAACTGCTCATTTGCTTTCTCTGAAGATTCAAGGTCTCAATGAGAAGCTAATGTGCTTCATAGTTCATCTACTAATGTACATATATCTTTAGGGAGAATCAAAATCCCATAGAGCAAGGAAGAATATTAGAGGATTATTAGTgtaaatttcccttttttttcattatttatggttagattgaaataattaattgcaTTCCCACTAAGAAAGAACGGCATTTAAGGGAAAGTGGCTTAACTGTCTTTTGGGAGAAGGAGTTACATCAGCAGAGACGTTCTCACATCCCAATCCGCATAATAAGATATTGTCTGTTTTGGGCCACGTCTTCACAGATTTGTCTATGGGTTTCCacccaaaatagttttattaTAGGGAGGTGggtatgtacatataagacaCATCACCTTCCATCCCccgggcgatgtgggatcttacaatccacctcccttaggggcccgacaccctcgtcggcacacttctgggCAGTgagtggctttgataccaaattgtcacatcttaGTTTGCATAGcaagatattgtccgctttgggccacgTCCTCATAGATTTGTTCTTGGGCTTCCACCCAAAACGCGTCTTACCAtagggaggtgggcatgtacatataaggcacatcaccttcCATCTTCCGGGCGATGTGAGATCTTACAGACGTTAAGGCGACGGTATCCCAAACCAATCATGCGACTTCACATGAGAGAGTTAAAGCACATGGCGACGCTTGATAAGTTTTTCTTGTGTTTAGGAGGAGTGAGAGTAAATGCGGGGTATGTAGAAGTTTAAACAATGATTGGCATTTATGGATTTGAGTAAAATTGCTTATGTAAGACCCTTACATGTGTCACATCATTATACTAACCAAGTTTTAGATGAAAGTTAATGAAAATAACCAATGGTGCACTGTTTTGTTAAATTCAAGGACCTcgattaatgaatttttagttgaaaaacataatataaactAGTGCGAAAATTTAGAACCAATTTTAGATTTTACTCGTTTGGATTTTTGTAATTACATAAGGGAATGAGATTTCATTCCATGACATgacatatttttctttccaacaaAGCACTCACATGGTCCCCCTCCACCCCAACTCCACATCGCATGTCCATGTGCATATCTGAAAAAATAAGGCTTTCCAGCAAAGAAACAGTACTAATCTTGGATTACAAGACTTGGTGTGTCACGATCAGAAGCACATGTATAAAAAAGCAGGACCATTATAcctctacatatatatatatatatatatatatatatatatatatatataaaaaatacacAAAACCAAGTAAACTGTTCCAAAACGTTACAACTGCACATGAATTAGCATCCACTTTTTGAGCACATTGCTAAGATATACATTTAGGGTCAGTTTGAAATTGCTTTTCAAAATAGCTAAAAGTACTTTCATATATTCGGCCACAAAAGTTAGAAGTTTTTATGGTTGTAATTGTTAAGCACCTGGAAGTATTTTCTGAAGAAGCACCTAGAAAGCGCTTTCTTCTAATAAATTCATTATAAGCAAAATAATCGCTTAGCTTATCAGAAGAGTTTTCCACAGGAGCATTTCCAAATGCACCCTTAGATACTTTCTTAAGAGGTACAAAAACTGGCAGAAGTATTCAAACAAATAGAACGGTTCGAATTTTCGGATTTAGCAACTCAAAAAACTGAATTTCATTGAGCTAATTATTCATTTCACAATACATGAAGACATGAGAGTTCCTGATTTCAGCAAGAAAATGATGGTACCCTATCAAAAAACAGCTAAGTAGTGCCCACTTCTGGGTTGTCTACAAGCTATGTTGTCATTAAGGTCGGCTTCACCCCACCTCAACTAGGTGAAGCCAGGCTAGGCTAACGCAACATATGGCCGGCACTGATAACGGCTAAAATAACGGTTAAACCGCTAAAGCAATTGTTTTCTGGCCACAGCAACAAGTAACATTACAGACCAAAACACTATCCATACTGTTGAGAATGAGAGGGATATCTTGCtagggcttataagaggttgagctactcctcatattgctaattggtttATGATGGAACCCCAATTTCTTCACATACTACACGACTAACAGGGTTTTGGACAGTACCGTTTTGTTCCTAATTACGTGGCATGAAAAAGATAGAGCCTCATTGTGCTCTGGGGTGGGTACTGAAACTCCAACTTCTTTAATATGAAGTTGATGACACCCTTGATATCCTTGTTTGTTCAGGCACTTCTAGACCTCTGAGCCACTGCTTTGAGGCCTGAACAACTAAATTGTCCATTGAGAGCTTCGACAGGCCATGAATTAGCTCCTTATCTTCACCTGGTTTTCCCTCCTCAAAAACCAGTTTAATTGCCTTCTCAGCATTAACAGTACTCACTCCCTTGTTGAAAAGCGCCTAATCCAACAATAACGATTCTTGTTAATTACATATAATCAGACATTTTACCCTTGCTAATATTGATGGTGGACTCTAGCGATTACGCTTGCTTATTGGTcttaattagatttttaaaataaaagacTCCAACAACGGCTAACAACCTAGTGCGATATGAACATGACTACTCTTGCTTAAATGGGACAGCACTAATAAAAAACGAGGTTTAGCTTGTCAATCTGACTCCTTGAACATATGAATCTAACAATACTCATCTCTGTCTACGACATTTCTCTTCATACAGAAATAGTGGCTTACTTGCTTTATTTTCCTTGGTCCCCAACTTAAGGAAGACCATCTGGAACGAGAAAATGCTTCCGCATACAAGCTATCATTGATTAGGCCTCTACAATAAACTTCAAGGTCAAACTCACAGAAGATGTAAATGAAAGAATAACTCCagaaaacacaaacacataatTGGAGATCAGTTGACTCCTGCATACGATAACACAATTGCAAAATCGATTATATGGTGGTACAAGTAATTAATCATGCATTGCCACCGATATATGCTTGCTAGAATCTTGTAGAACAATTTCATGCATGTTTGAACTAGAATAATCTAGTTCCTTTGTACTGACTGATCTTAATGGGCTGGTGTTGATCTTTAACACCCTGTGTCTTATTTCCTCACCCCCTTCTTAATAAAGATTTTATTCACAAGTTTACCCATAGAGAAAATGACGTATAAGGACTTAGAAGCCTGGCCAAGTGCAACACTTTGATTTTTACTGTTCCAAATAACAACTTTGCTCTCTCCAGATCCTTTTTTCCTCATCTCCCTCACAGTATTATCCTCCTTTTCTACTTCCCAtccaatttgtttttctttctaatttcttttttatGCTTGTTAGTCACCCGatttgttaatttctggatTTAGGTTTTTGCTGGTTGTGGCAACAGTGAGGATGATTATGGTAGGCTGGGTGGTGTTTGTGGGGTTGTGGATTTTGTCTGTTTTGGTTAACATTAAGATAGCAAGCGCTCTTTTGCTGGGTTTTCCCACACAATCTATATTTCATACAAATCTAAGCTAGTTAGCAGACCATTGGTTTGGATTCAGTAGGTGTGATGTATGTCCTCAGAACCCCATTCAGCTCACATGGGGGAATTGAGAtgcaaatttgagagagagactGTTTGTTAGGATACAAGTCTTTCAGTTTCAAGCAATAACAACTTTGTGTCAAATATGTATAATGAAGCTCAAGATTTTAGCTTTAGAGTTTTTTAAGCTGTTGTTATGAAATgaggttattttaggaataatagtgggtggggaaatagggtttcaattttttaacttttagtggTGGGTGGGGTTATAAcgtgggtggggaaataagacATTGAGGTGGGTCTAGTAgcactcttcttcttcttcttttttgtgcTTATTTTAAGTGCTAATAAAGTCATTTACACTCATGCTTAATCTTGATCATTGGgttcatttgatttattcaatttgatgactataaataaagaaatgTGTGTGAAAACTAAGAAAGGCAACACTGTGTGAGAACCTAATAAAGGTGTACTAAattgtagtgtgtgagatacaAACTCATGTGCATATGAGAGCGTTTTTCTTAAAATACAATGATAATTACACTAAGGGGTAGGAGATTTAAGTTAAGCCACATAATAGGTCAACTATAATAATTTGATTCAAACTCGTCATCAATAGGAACCGAACCTAAAACTGAGAACTTACAAATGGAGAGAAATATCGATACACTGTAATGTTAGTGACTACAAGAGCACATTTATTTTAGCCAAAGATAAGTCACACACTTTTTTTAGCTTCTAAAAACACTCATGTTTAACTCTAGGCGTTGATtccatttgatttattcaatttgatgaccataaataaaaaagagtgtGAGAACCTAAAAACAGTGTGTGAAAATCACCTCTCTAAACTTTTTGTAGAGAGTGAGACACAAACTCGTGCATATGAGAGCGTTTTTCTTAGTACAATAATTACACTAAGGGGTGAGGCATTTAAGTTAAGCCACATAATAGGTCAACTATAAcaatttgattcaaatttgcCATCACATTTATTTTAGCCAACACTTGTATGCGTTTAACTTGGAGTTTCAACACTTGTATTTAAATTCGAAAATTGATAAAATGTTACGTGACGCAAGTCCTAACATTTCTATTAACTTAAATAACTTggcgtcttttttttttaaaaagatttATAAATATAGGCACTCCAGACTCAAGAGCTTCCTTTAGCAGTTCAAGACCCCTCTCGAGTTCCTCAGGCAGTGCTCGATCCCCCCCTCGAGCATGCTCAAGTTCCTCAGACGGTTAAAATTGTAAACTTTTGGCAACACTAGAATAAAAGTCTTTAACATGTTTCCATTTAGGATTTGGATGCAATACATGTTGCTATCTatgttgctctttttttttctctcaataTAGGAAGAAGAAATAGGCGAAGGATAAATTTGGAAGTAACtaattgtgtgtgtatatacaaAACTGCCCACCAATTCTCTTACACACCTCTATTTACTTCATACATGCTCTCTtaatttgtagccgttggatcaactGAATAAAAGAAGATCAAATAACAAAATTTAataaggtgtgtggatagcacacttctatattttttattttatttaatgattttcgttttttttttgttggatatgattttttatttgttggatTTGGATACAACAACAATTGAAATCCATATCTACCACTACTACGGACTACTAAATAGTGTTGGACTAGGACACTTCACCGTCTTCCCTATAAATATAATCATGCACGACTCACTCTCCATTCTACTATTCTTTGTAGTTATAACTCACACTCCCAATCCAAGAGATTGTTTAGAAACAAATTAATCGAGAGAGAAATTTACAGGCTTCAATCATGGCAGCGGAAGACCAGCAGTCTTCAATCATGGAGGTAAAAGACCAGCAGAACGAAGTCCTGTCCATGCTGGATACCGCCAAAACTCAGCTCTACCACCTAAAAGCAGTTGTGATCTCCGGCATGGGCTTCTTCACCGATTCCTATGACCTTTTCTGTATCTCCCTCGTCACCAAGCTCCTGGGCCGCATTTATTACCATGTGCCCGGATCTTCAAAGCCGGGCAGCCTTCCTCCAAGCGTGGCGTGCGCTGTCAACGGAGTTGCCCTATGCGGAACCCTAGCCGGTCAGCTCTTCTTCGGGTGGCTCGGGGACAAGCTCGGCCGCAAGCGTGTTTATGGTTTAACCCTAATGCTAATGGTGGGTTGTTCTATTTGTTCCGGCCTTTCTTTTGGCAACTCCCCAACTACTGTCATGGCCACACTCTGCTTTTTCCGGTTTTGGCTAGGCTTTGGAATTGGCGGCGACTACCCACTTTCGGCAACGATCATGGCGGAGTACTCGAACAAAAAGAACCGCGGGGCATTTATAGCCTCGGTTTTTGCTATGCAAGGGTTCGGAATCTTGGCTGGTGGGTTGGTGACTCTTGTGATTTCTTCTATCTTTCGCGCCCTATACCATGCCGAGCCCTACTCGGTTGATCCACTTGGGTCGACAGTCCCTCAAGCGGACTATGTCTGGAGGATTATTCTCATGTTCGGAGCAGTCCCAGCCGCATTAACTTTCTATTCGAGAATGAAGATGCCGGAGACCCCTCGTTATACTGCCTTAGTAGCCAAGGATCAAAACAAGGCGTGCCAAGACATGGCAAAAGTGTTGAATCTTGAAATCaaagagcaatcccaagataaCAAGTCCTCAAGTTTTGGTCTATTTTCCAAAGAGTTTCTTAGGCGTCACGGTAAACATTTATTGGGCTCAGCCATGTGTTGGTTATTGTTAGACATTGCTTACTATAGCCAAAATCTTttccaaaaggacatattcagCGCCGTCGGATGGCTGCCATCAGCAAGCTCTATGAGTGCCCTAGATGAGCTTTACAAAATCGCAAAGGCACAAACCCTAATAGCCCTATGCGGCACAATTCCGGGGTATTGGGTCACGGTCGTTCTCATAGATCGCATTGGTCGGTTGGCAATTCAGCTAATTGGGTTCTTTTTCATGACTGTTTTCATGCTTGCCTTGGCAGCTCCTTACCACCACTGGATTAGACCTGAAAACAATATTGGATTTATTGTCATGTATGCTCTAACATTTTTCTTTGCCAATTTTGGACCCAATGCTACAACGTTTGTTGTGCCAGTGGAGATTTTCCCAGCTAGGTTTCGGTCCACTTGTCATGGGATTTCAGCGGCTGCGGGCAAGTTGGGAGCGATTATTGGGGCTTTCGGGTTTTTGTATGCTGCCCAGAATCAAGACCCGGCTAAGGCTGATCCAGGGTACCCAGCTGGAATTGGAATGCAGAATGCTCTCTATGTTCTTGCAGCGATCAACGTTATTGGGTTCTTCTTTACATTTTTGGTGCCAGAGTCGAAGGGAAAGTCACTGGAGGAGATGTCAAGAGAGAATGAAGTTGAAGTTGAAGAGCAGTCCAGCATAGTTTAATTATCTAGGTTACtgtttaggaatgtgattgttaAGAATTTATCTAGGTTACTGTTTAGGAATGCGATTGTTAAGAATTTGAGTTCAACTTTTGGTGTTGTTGTTTTgagtacatcaatatttttacactaaggggagggagagTTCGGCAAAGCCATATAATGAGCAGTTTACTTTGGTATTGAATTcatcatccacgagattcaaacctacctctcacttccaagtgaagaggagAACCacccgtagtactgagtggctgTTAGTTCTCAATACTTCGATTGCTTAGTTTGATTAGTAATATCTTCCCGTTAGAATGAATTAATGTTTTTTTATCATGTCAACTGTGAATGTCTTCAAAAACTATATTAGTGAATAAGTTTTTTATGCATTAACCAATCACAAACTTTTTAATCAAATATAGAATTGGAAGAACATTGCACAAACGATAAATAATACTAAACCGCGGTTCATGTATGGCTCAAAAACTCTTACTCCATTTTCCTGGCAGAGAGAGAATGGCAAACCTTCTTTTGGTTGATGAGCTCCCCTTTTCCTTTTGGTGAGTTATATTGTCTCTGAGGACTGCCTAAGCTACCAGATGCTACCCGCTGTACATCTAGCTTGCCTgccttgaaaaagaaaaagccaTGGCTTGTGCCTAAGCTACTAAACAACCAATCATCCATGTCCAAAAGTTTCAACTAGCATTTCATTCAGCATCGCAGTTTCAATCCTTCTAAACCTCCAATTTAAGTTCATAACgaatctcatccaaactaatCACATTTCAGGATTGTTAAGCCCGGGCAACAAAACTTTAATCACAgtgtcattttcttttttttttcttcatccaACACGGCTTTAGTGCAAAGCAATAATTTCCCGCACAAATTTTCCTCCATGTACATCAACTTAGCCATTTCAAATGATGAGCATTGCTTCCTCGTACCTTTCAGTTTGTACCTCGT
Encoded proteins:
- the LOC114819440 gene encoding leucine-rich repeat receptor-like serine/threonine-protein kinase RGI4 codes for the protein MGFLPLQSQNKSPADLFLSLSLFSLLSPAMPATLRNLLLSPNIFSITLLLSINSLFFFSSCYSIDEQGQALLSWKNSLNGSTDALRSWNPSDTSPCSWFGVRCSSNGEVEEITLKALNFQGPLPSNFQRLKSLKTLVLSSTNLTGTIPKEFGEYRELSVIDLSGNSLSGEIPEEICSLNKLQTISLNTNFFEGKIPSGIGNLSNLVYLTLYDNQLSGEIPKSIGELRKLEVFRAGGNKNLNGEIPWEIGNCTNLVMLGLAETSITGSLPSSIGMLKRLQTVALYTSLLSGPIPEEIGNCSELQNLYLYQNSITGPIPKRIGELGKLQSLLLWQNSLVGSIPSELGSCREVTVMDFSENLLAGQIPKSFGELSNLQELQLSVNQLSGTIPSEISNCTALTHLEVDNNDISGEIPALIGNLKGLTLFFAWQNKLTGNIPESLSYCQNLQGLDLSYNNLFGSIPRNVFGLQNLTKLLLLSNDLSGFIPPDIGNCTNLYRLRLNHNRLSGTVPLEIGNLKSLNFVDLSNNRLVGEIPPSISGCQNLEYLDLHSNGITGSVPGTLPKSLQFVDISDNRLTGQLPHSIGSLTELTKLNLGKNQLSGSIPAEILSCSKLQLLDIGNNGFSGEIPKQLGQIPSLEISLNLSCNLFSGEIPSEFSGLTKIGILDISHNKLSGNLNTLTSLQNLVSLNVSFNDLSGELPNTPFFRKLPLSDLAANNGLYISGGVTTPADRMGSRHNRSVMKLITSVLISVSAVLLLLAVYTLVRARIAGNILREDDSWEMTWYQKLDFSIDDIVRNLTSSNVIGTGSSGVVYRVTIPNGETLAVKKMWSSEELGAFNSEIQTLGLIRHKNIIRLLGWGSNRNLKILFYDYLPNGSLSSLLHGSGKGGADWEARYDVVLGVAHALAYLHHDCVPAILHGDVKAMNVLLGPGYEPFLADFGLARIVNSNGDGEFSKTSQRPQLAGSYGYMAPEHASMQSITEKSDVYSFGVVLLEVLTGRHPLDPTLPGGAHLVQWIRDHLASKRDPIDILDQKLRGRSDPTMHEMLQTLAVSFLCVSTRAEERPMMKDVVAMLKEIRHVDSARPEPELLKGGGLQSILASPPARRAVSQGSSNCSFAFSEDSRSQ
- the LOC103450661 gene encoding inorganic phosphate transporter 1-4-like, coding for MAAEDQQSSIMEVKDQQNEVLSMLDTAKTQLYHLKAVVISGMGFFTDSYDLFCISLVTKLLGRIYYHVPGSSKPGSLPPSVACAVNGVALCGTLAGQLFFGWLGDKLGRKRVYGLTLMLMVGCSICSGLSFGNSPTTVMATLCFFRFWLGFGIGGDYPLSATIMAEYSNKKNRGAFIASVFAMQGFGILAGGLVTLVISSIFRALYHAEPYSVDPLGSTVPQADYVWRIILMFGAVPAALTFYSRMKMPETPRYTALVAKDQNKACQDMAKVLNLEIKEQSQDNKSSSFGLFSKEFLRRHGKHLLGSAMCWLLLDIAYYSQNLFQKDIFSAVGWLPSASSMSALDELYKIAKAQTLIALCGTIPGYWVTVVLIDRIGRLAIQLIGFFFMTVFMLALAAPYHHWIRPENNIGFIVMYALTFFFANFGPNATTFVVPVEIFPARFRSTCHGISAAAGKLGAIIGAFGFLYAAQNQDPAKADPGYPAGIGMQNALYVLAAINVIGFFFTFLVPESKGKSLEEMSRENEVEVEEQSSIV